From Topomyia yanbarensis strain Yona2022 chromosome 1, ASM3024719v1, whole genome shotgun sequence, one genomic window encodes:
- the LOC131676610 gene encoding adipocyte plasma membrane-associated protein Hemomucin: protein MGLLYKIRVRLLNFLIFFFLIALMPGLPPKTTFPFEGFSIPPLKELKGGLEPNNHLDNAERLFEGKLYGPETLLVRGKDLYVSVHGGEIYRINGPHITHVAKLGKPCEYSFEENVCGRPLGIAFDTQSDSLIVADAYYGIWLVELTTGDKKQLVSRDVVLDGKVVKRKARLFNSVAVAKNGDIYWTESTSDVDLEDGVYTIFANPSGRLFHFDRKTKKNTVLLDKLYFANGVALSPQEDFVLVVETMASQIRRVYLKGPKAGTDDVFIDGLPGLLDNLVADDEGLWAPLVLAADDENPSIPRLLSKVPLIRKFLARLLFLAEMPFRFLHQVWPSAHSQRILHAIGHFEMMSFMNPDRTTIVRLDWQGNIVGSLHGFDRSVVSISHVVELGDYLYLGSPYNKYLARVKMPKVPKIRVQNVRFEPEEAPTTTTTPKPSTTTTTTAKPTTTTTTTTPKPVTTTPKPPPTTTSPPTTTTTTAPTTTTTKRTPKSTPSPEQAKPTKPAASTEAPKKQEKQNKPSTPPTVTPAPEKKQAPAPIHEKIPDDTPKPKQEKLKVIKRGGEQGEL from the exons ATGGGGCTTCTGTACAAGATACGGGTTAGGTTGCtcaattttctgattttcttcttCCTGATTGCACTGATGCCTGGATTACCACCGAAGACTACGTTCCCGTTCGAAGGTTTTAG CATACCGCCGCTAAAGGAACTCAAAGGTGGTTTGGAGCCCAATAACCATCTGGACAATGCCGAGCGTCTTTTCGAGGGCAAACTGTACGGACCGGAAACACTGCTAGTACGCGGGAAAGATCTGTACGTTTCGGTACATGGTGGAGAGATTTACCGCATCAATGGTCCGCACATAACACATGTAGCGAAGCTGGGAAAACCTTGCG AATATTCTTTCGAGGAAAATGTCTGCGGTCGTCCCCTGGGGATTGCTTTTGATACTCAAAGCGACAGCTTGATAGTAGCGGATGCCTACTACGGAATTTGGCTGGTGGAATTGACAACCGGTGATAAAAAACAGCTGGTGTCGCGTGATGTGGTCCTTGATGGCAAAGTAGTCAAAAGAAAGGCTCGCCTCTTCAACAGTGTAGCAGTGGCCAAGAATGGGGACATCTATTGGACCGAATCAACGTCTGACGTTGATTTGGAGGATGGCGTTTACACGATATTTGCAAATCCATCAGGCCGACTGTTCCATTTTGATCGGAAAACAAAGAAGAATACGGTTCTGTTGGACAAACTGTATTTCGCGAACGGTGTTGCGTTAAGCCCTCAAGAAGATTTTGTTTTGGTAGTTGAGACAATGGCATCGCAGATCCGACGAGTCTACCTGAAGGGACCGAAAGCGGGAACCGACGATGTGTTCATTGATGGTCTGCCTGGTTTGCTAGATAATCTGGTCGCCGATGATGAGGGTTTGTGGGCTCCTCTTGTCCTCGCTGCTGATGATGAGAATCCTTCGATACCCCGTTTACTCTCTAAAGTTCCTTTGATTCGTAAATTCCTTGCACGATTACTCTTCCTCGCCGAGATGCCGTTCCGTTTCTTGCATCAGGTTTGGCCATCAGCTCACTCTCAGCGGATATTACATGCCATTGGTCACTTTGAGATGATGTCGTTTATGAATCCGGACCGCACAACAATCGTCCGCTTGGACTGGCAAGGAAACATTGTTGGTTCACTGCATGGTTTCGATCGGTCAGTGGTTTCAATTTCACACGTCGTTGAATTGGGCGACTATCTGTATCTTGGATCACCGTACAACAAATACCTGGCACGGGTTAAAATGCCAAAAGTTCCCAAAATCCGAGTACAAAATGTTCGATTTGAACCGGAGGAAGctccaacaacaacaactactCCGAAACCATCTACAACAACTACCACAACGGCAAAACCTACGACAACAACTACCACCACAACTCCTAAACCAG TAACTACTACACCGAAACCACCGCCAACTACTACAAGCCCAcctacaacaacaacaacaacagcaccaACGACGACTACCACAAAGCGAACCCCAAAATCAACTCCATCCCCAGAACAAGCTAAACCAACAAAACCAGCAGCATCCACCGAAGCTCCAAAGAAGCAGGAAAAGCAGAACAAACCTAGCACCCCTCCAACCGTGACACCGGCGCCGGAAAAGAAACAAGCCCCCGCTCCGATCCATGAAAAAATTCCAGACGACACACCCAAACCGAAACAGGAAAAGCTCAAGGTTATTAAGCGTGGTGGCGAACAGGGTGAGCTCTAA
- the LOC131676611 gene encoding zinc finger CCHC-type and RNA-binding motif-containing protein 1-like isoform X1 — MSQPIASIQSTVYVSNLPFDLTNIDVRKIFERHGQIARVTILRDRSTRKSKGVAFILFTNPKEADQCCTAVNNVEMFGRKLKASIAKDNGKGQEFAKRREYPDKSRCYECGEPGHTSYQCPRNVLGDKSPPRRKGKKRPVSNRKFMAEGKHSATGWNSDDDNDRLQRIATGREQSSAGETKRIKYKKHAYLSDDEEVEEF; from the exons ATGTCACAACCAATCGCCTCTATTCAGAGCACCGTTTACGTATCCAATCTACCCTTCGATCTAACCAACATCGATGTCCGGAAAATATTTGAAAGGCATGGACAAATAGCAAG GGTTACCATCCTTCGTGATAGAAGCACCCGTAAGAGCAAGGGAGTTGCCTTTATTCTCTTCACGAATCCAAAGGAAGCGGATCAGTGCTGCACTGCGGTGAATAATGTTGAA ATGTTTGGTCGTAAACTGAAAGCCAGCATCGCCAAGGACAACGGCAAAGGGCAGGAATTCGCCAAGAGGCGAGAGTATCCAGACAAAAGTCGTTGTTACGAATGCGGCGAGCCGGGTCACACGAGCTATCAGTGTCCTAGAAATGTGCTTGGCGATAAATCTCCACCCAGGAGGAAAGGTAAAAAGAGACCGGTGTCGAATAGAAAATTTATGGCGGAAGGTAAACACAGCGCAACGGGCTGGAACAGCGATGATGATAATGATCGATTACAACGGATAGCTACCGGACGGGAACAAAGCTCGGCGGGAGAAACAAAACGGATAAAGTACAAGAAGCATGCCTACTTAAGTGATGACGAAGAGGTGGaggaattttga
- the LOC131676611 gene encoding zinc finger CCHC-type and RNA-binding motif-containing protein 1-like isoform X2, with product MSQPIASIQSTVYVSNLPFDLTNIDVRKIFERHGQIARVTILRDRSTRKSKGVAFILFTNPKEADQCCTAMFGRKLKASIAKDNGKGQEFAKRREYPDKSRCYECGEPGHTSYQCPRNVLGDKSPPRRKGKKRPVSNRKFMAEGKHSATGWNSDDDNDRLQRIATGREQSSAGETKRIKYKKHAYLSDDEEVEEF from the exons ATGTCACAACCAATCGCCTCTATTCAGAGCACCGTTTACGTATCCAATCTACCCTTCGATCTAACCAACATCGATGTCCGGAAAATATTTGAAAGGCATGGACAAATAGCAAG GGTTACCATCCTTCGTGATAGAAGCACCCGTAAGAGCAAGGGAGTTGCCTTTATTCTCTTCACGAATCCAAAGGAAGCGGATCAGTGCTGCACTGCG ATGTTTGGTCGTAAACTGAAAGCCAGCATCGCCAAGGACAACGGCAAAGGGCAGGAATTCGCCAAGAGGCGAGAGTATCCAGACAAAAGTCGTTGTTACGAATGCGGCGAGCCGGGTCACACGAGCTATCAGTGTCCTAGAAATGTGCTTGGCGATAAATCTCCACCCAGGAGGAAAGGTAAAAAGAGACCGGTGTCGAATAGAAAATTTATGGCGGAAGGTAAACACAGCGCAACGGGCTGGAACAGCGATGATGATAATGATCGATTACAACGGATAGCTACCGGACGGGAACAAAGCTCGGCGGGAGAAACAAAACGGATAAAGTACAAGAAGCATGCCTACTTAAGTGATGACGAAGAGGTGGaggaattttga